TCTTCAACTGCTGAAACGGATGCACTACGGCAACATGCATCTCTTCCACCTGTCTCGCAGCCAGCGCAACAAGATTGTGGACTCTCTGCTGGAGTATTACCGGCTGCACACATACGACTTTCCCCCACTCAAATCACTCGACGTCTTGCGGGAGCTGGGTTAATAAGCCTGAAAAACGATCATTCTTCCTTCAGTTTCAATCCTGAAATTGTCGCCGGTTGACTCGTTGAGTGAGCCCTGCCACCAGTTGGTAAGCACCCTCTGTTGAAGTGGATACTTCAATCCGCTGGTAGTCAGAGGCACAGTATCGATGGCGAATATCGATACCTGTTCTCCCCTGAAACTTTGAAAGGTGGTGCTGCCCGCTATGGGAGTGAAGAGACCCCAGTTGGTGACCATCACAACCTGTGCCAATTGGCAGTACTCCGCAAGCAGGGAGATGTTGCCCAAGGTGTGGTCTTCCCGTCTACCGGTGCCTCCCACAATGACAATCTCCTTGCGACCCTCTGCAACGCAGTATTGCACCGACTTGGTAAGGTCGTTGGTCTCCTGATCGGCACTGGGATGGATGATTGCGGCGAAGCGCTCCCTGTTCTCCTGTGAGATGGAGTCGCAGTCGCCCACAATCGCATCGGGAACGCCCCCTCGTGCGATAAAGTCGTTGGCTGCACCATCAGTGCAAACGATAAAGGAAGCCTCCCGGATCAGGGAGAGCGGCATGGCATGTTCCGGGTAGCGACCGTTGGCGATGATCAGGGCGGAAGTCGATCGTGAAACGTTCATCGAGATTTGTTTTAGTACAAAGATACTAAAGATGCGGCAACCGCCCTGCGATCACATCTCCAAATTTTGTGCTTCAGTTGTTCAATGTGGCAGCTGCTCTTCGAGTATCACTGCCTTGGGGAAGAGGATGTTGTTCTCCAGGTGGATGTGCCGGTGCAGGTCCTCCTCGAATTCCTCCAGCATGCTGAAGGTGACGCGGTAGGTGCTGCAGGCATCCTCTGGGGGGGTGTAGTGATCGGTCAGCGCACTGATGGTGCGAAACCGTTCACCCTCCGCATCATG
This genomic window from Dysgonomonadaceae bacterium zrk40 contains:
- a CDS encoding thiamine diphosphokinase, with amino-acid sequence MNVSRSTSALIIANGRYPEHAMPLSLIREASFIVCTDGAANDFIARGGVPDAIVGDCDSISQENRERFAAIIHPSADQETNDLTKSVQYCVAEGRKEIVIVGGTGRREDHTLGNISLLAEYCQLAQVVMVTNWGLFTPIAGSTTFQSFRGEQVSIFAIDTVPLTTSGLKYPLQQRVLTNWWQGSLNESTGDNFRIETEGRMIVFQAY